The following coding sequences lie in one Myxococcus xanthus genomic window:
- a CDS encoding ferritin-like domain-containing protein encodes MPDALRQFIAETWVFRRQEELAAGLRFARLAGALEQLATPETLVELARRASEDERRHAGMCELMARTYGQEVMPPVPLEARETAPQDLSFRERVLYEVVAACCISETESTAGLTSVLAVDGPPRVRAVLRDILRDEVAHSRLGWAYLAHAAESGSVAFLSPYLPEMLEDSVSPRLFAKGLSDAEGSMLLAHGVLPHARKSEVFIQALHDVVFPGLERCGVDTTPGRQWVERRRQSGA; translated from the coding sequence ATGCCAGACGCGCTCCGGCAGTTCATCGCGGAGACCTGGGTCTTCCGCAGGCAGGAGGAACTGGCCGCGGGGCTGCGTTTCGCCCGGCTGGCAGGAGCGCTCGAGCAGTTGGCCACGCCCGAAACGCTGGTGGAACTCGCGCGCCGCGCGTCGGAGGACGAACGGCGCCACGCGGGCATGTGCGAGCTGATGGCGCGCACCTACGGGCAAGAGGTGATGCCGCCGGTGCCCCTGGAGGCGCGGGAGACCGCTCCGCAAGACCTCAGCTTCCGCGAGCGCGTGCTCTACGAAGTCGTCGCCGCCTGCTGCATCTCGGAGACGGAGAGCACGGCCGGGTTGACCTCGGTGTTGGCCGTGGACGGACCACCCCGGGTGCGCGCGGTGCTTCGAGACATCCTTCGGGACGAGGTCGCGCACAGCCGTCTGGGGTGGGCCTACCTCGCGCATGCCGCCGAATCGGGCTCCGTGGCATTCCTGTCGCCGTACCTGCCTGAGATGCTGGAGGACAGCGTGTCGCCCAGGCTCTTCGCGAAGGGCCTGTCCGATGCGGAGGGTTCCATGCTCCTGGCGCACGGCGTGTTGCCGCATGCGCGCAAGAGCGAGGTGTTCATTCAGGCCCTGCACGACGTCGTCTTTCCCGGGCTGGAACGATGCGGAGTGGACACCACTCCCGGACGGCAGTGGGTGGAGCGTCGTCGTCAGTCCGGAGCGTAG
- the carB gene encoding carbamoyl-phosphate synthase large subunit → MPKRTDIRKVLVIGSGPIVIGQAVEFDYSGTQAIKALRDEGVEVVLLNSNPATVMTDPEFAHRTYIEPITVEAAERILASERPDSLLPTMGGQTALNLAKALAEQGILEKYGVRLIGASLDAINKAEDRQLFKAAMQKIGVALPKSGYATTLDQAMNLVEDIGFPAIIRPSFTLGGTGGGIAYNREEFETICRSGLKASPTTTILVEESVLGWKEYELEVVRDTADNVIIVCSIENLDPMGVHTGDSITVAPAQTLTDREYQRMRQASLAIIREIGVDTGGSNIQFGIHPKDGRMVVIEMNPRVSRSSALASKATGYPIAKIAAKLALGYTLDELRNDITRDTPASFEPTLDYVVVKVPRFNFEKFPHADRTLTTSMRSVGEVMAIGRTFPEAYMKALRSMELGRVGLESPELPAEKEEREKVLREALRIPRPERPWFVAQAFREGLTVEDVHALSAIDPWFLRYIQMLVNEAQSLQEYGRLDQLPDEVLRQAKAHGFSDKYLGKLLGYPEEEVRAHRHARSIRPVFKRVDTCAAEFEAYTPYLYSTYEEEDEAPPTDRQKVLILGSGPIRIGQGIEFDYACVHAAFALREAGYETVMVNCNPETVSTDYDTSDRLYFEPLTIEDVLEVSQREKPVGAIVQFGGQTPLRISVPLEKAGLPILGTPPDAIDRAEDRERFSKLIEKLGLKQPENGVARSHAEAFKVAERIGYPVMVRPSYVLGGRAMETVYDVSSLERYMREAVSASPEHPVLIDRFLKEAIEVDLDLVADRTGAVMIGGVLEHIQEAGVHSGDAAATLPPHSLSPDLVERMKDQAIALARELGVVGLMNVQFAIQGKTIYILEVNPRASRTVPFISKATGVAMAKIAALCMVGKTLKELGATHEPEFKHVAVKESVFPFARFAGVDVILGPEMKSTGEVMGLANDYASAFAKSQLAAGVKLPKSGKVFISVKDDDKPAVVDLARRLRSMGFSLIVTSGTHTYLATKGIEAQVVQKVKEGRPNIVDKIVDGEIVLVINTTFGKQEIADSFSIRRESLMHSVPYYTTVQAARMAVGALESLKRTELEVKPLQEYLGITAAPPGTRR, encoded by the coding sequence ATGCCCAAGCGTACCGATATCCGCAAGGTTCTGGTGATTGGCTCGGGTCCGATTGTCATCGGGCAAGCCGTCGAGTTCGACTACTCCGGTACACAAGCCATCAAGGCGCTCCGGGATGAAGGCGTGGAGGTGGTGCTGCTCAACAGCAACCCCGCCACCGTGATGACGGACCCTGAGTTCGCGCATCGCACCTACATCGAACCGATTACGGTGGAGGCGGCGGAGCGCATCCTCGCCTCGGAGCGGCCGGACTCACTCCTTCCCACCATGGGTGGCCAGACGGCGCTCAACCTCGCCAAGGCCCTGGCGGAGCAGGGCATCCTGGAGAAGTACGGCGTGCGCCTCATCGGCGCGTCCCTGGACGCCATCAACAAGGCCGAGGACCGCCAGCTCTTCAAGGCGGCCATGCAGAAGATTGGCGTGGCCCTGCCCAAGAGCGGCTACGCGACGACGCTGGACCAGGCGATGAATCTGGTGGAGGACATCGGCTTCCCGGCCATCATCCGCCCGTCCTTCACGCTGGGTGGCACCGGCGGTGGCATCGCGTACAACCGCGAGGAGTTCGAGACCATCTGCCGCTCGGGCCTGAAGGCCAGCCCCACCACCACCATCCTGGTGGAGGAGAGCGTGCTGGGCTGGAAGGAGTACGAGCTCGAGGTGGTCCGCGACACGGCGGACAATGTCATCATCGTCTGCTCCATTGAAAACCTGGACCCCATGGGCGTGCACACCGGTGACTCCATCACCGTGGCGCCCGCGCAGACGCTGACGGACCGCGAGTACCAGCGGATGCGGCAGGCGTCGCTGGCCATCATCCGGGAGATTGGCGTCGATACGGGTGGCTCCAACATCCAGTTCGGCATCCACCCGAAGGACGGCCGCATGGTCGTCATCGAGATGAACCCGCGCGTGTCGCGCTCCAGCGCGCTGGCGTCGAAGGCGACGGGCTACCCCATCGCGAAGATCGCCGCGAAGCTGGCGCTGGGCTACACGCTGGATGAGCTGCGCAACGACATCACCCGCGACACGCCGGCCTCCTTCGAGCCGACGCTGGACTACGTGGTGGTGAAGGTGCCGCGCTTCAACTTCGAGAAGTTCCCGCACGCGGACCGGACGCTGACCACGAGCATGCGCTCGGTGGGCGAGGTGATGGCCATTGGCCGCACCTTCCCGGAGGCGTACATGAAGGCGCTGCGCTCCATGGAGCTGGGCCGCGTGGGCCTGGAGTCCCCGGAGCTGCCGGCGGAGAAGGAGGAGCGGGAGAAGGTGCTGCGCGAGGCGCTGCGCATCCCTCGCCCGGAGCGTCCCTGGTTCGTGGCCCAGGCCTTCCGCGAGGGCCTGACGGTGGAGGACGTGCACGCGCTGTCCGCCATCGACCCGTGGTTCCTGCGCTACATCCAGATGCTGGTGAACGAGGCGCAGTCGCTGCAGGAGTACGGCCGCCTGGACCAGCTCCCGGACGAGGTGCTCCGGCAGGCCAAGGCGCACGGCTTCTCCGACAAGTACCTGGGCAAGCTGCTGGGCTACCCGGAGGAAGAGGTGCGGGCGCACCGGCACGCGCGCAGCATCCGGCCCGTCTTCAAGCGGGTGGACACCTGCGCCGCGGAGTTCGAGGCGTACACGCCCTACCTGTACTCCACCTATGAGGAGGAGGACGAGGCGCCCCCCACGGACCGTCAGAAGGTCCTCATCCTGGGCAGCGGCCCCATCCGCATCGGCCAGGGCATCGAGTTCGACTACGCCTGCGTCCACGCGGCCTTCGCCCTGCGCGAGGCTGGCTACGAGACGGTGATGGTCAACTGCAACCCGGAGACGGTGTCCACCGACTACGACACGTCGGACCGCCTCTACTTCGAGCCGCTGACCATCGAGGACGTGCTCGAGGTGTCCCAGCGCGAGAAGCCGGTGGGCGCCATCGTCCAGTTCGGCGGCCAGACGCCGCTGCGCATCTCCGTGCCGCTGGAGAAGGCGGGCCTGCCCATCCTGGGTACGCCGCCGGACGCCATCGACCGCGCGGAGGACCGTGAGCGCTTCTCCAAGCTCATCGAGAAGCTGGGCCTGAAGCAGCCGGAGAACGGCGTCGCGCGCAGCCACGCGGAGGCCTTCAAGGTGGCCGAGCGCATCGGTTACCCCGTCATGGTGCGGCCCTCCTACGTGCTGGGCGGCCGGGCCATGGAGACCGTCTACGACGTGTCCAGCCTGGAGCGGTACATGCGCGAGGCGGTGAGCGCTTCGCCCGAGCACCCGGTGCTCATCGACCGCTTCCTGAAGGAAGCCATCGAGGTGGACCTGGACCTGGTGGCGGACCGCACCGGCGCGGTGATGATTGGCGGCGTGCTGGAGCACATCCAGGAGGCGGGCGTGCACTCCGGTGACGCCGCGGCCACGCTGCCGCCGCACTCGCTGTCGCCGGACCTGGTGGAGCGGATGAAGGACCAGGCCATCGCCCTGGCGCGCGAGCTGGGCGTGGTGGGCCTGATGAACGTGCAGTTCGCCATCCAGGGGAAGACCATCTACATCCTGGAAGTGAATCCGCGCGCGAGCCGCACGGTGCCCTTCATCTCCAAGGCCACCGGCGTGGCGATGGCGAAGATCGCCGCGCTCTGCATGGTGGGCAAGACGCTCAAGGAGCTGGGCGCCACGCATGAGCCGGAGTTCAAGCACGTGGCGGTGAAGGAGAGCGTGTTCCCCTTCGCGCGCTTCGCGGGCGTGGACGTCATCCTCGGGCCGGAGATGAAGTCCACCGGCGAGGTGATGGGCCTGGCGAACGACTACGCGTCCGCCTTCGCCAAGAGCCAGCTCGCCGCGGGCGTGAAGCTGCCCAAGAGCGGCAAGGTGTTCATCTCCGTCAAGGATGACGACAAGCCGGCGGTGGTGGACCTGGCGCGGCGCCTGCGGAGCATGGGCTTCTCGCTCATCGTCACCTCCGGTACGCACACCTACCTGGCGACGAAGGGCATCGAGGCGCAGGTGGTGCAGAAGGTGAAGGAGGGCCGCCCGAACATCGTCGACAAGATCGTCGACGGCGAAATCGTGCTGGTCATCAACACCACCTTCGGCAAGCAGGAGATCGCCGACAGCTTCTCCATCCGCCGCGAGTCGCTGATGCACTCGGTGCCGTACTACACGACGGTGCAGGCGGCGCGGATGGCGGTGGGCGCGCTGGAGTCGCTCAAGCGCACGGAGCTGGAAGTGAAGCCGCTCCAGGAGTACCTGGGCATCACCGCGGCGCCCCCGGGCACCCGGCGCTGA
- a CDS encoding NADH:flavin oxidoreductase, giving the protein MTDLFAPLELRKSVIAPNRIWLAPLTNTQSHPDGTLSDAELRFLAMRADGGFGMVETCAAYVSQDGKTWPGELGVHDDAMLPGLKRMAARIHEGGALLSAQLFHGGLRANAEVSQREVWSASAYDADGLRCSEATEADIEGVIAAFANAARRCAEAGFDAVELHGAHGYLFSQFLSTVFNRRKDRWGGSLENRWRLLQETVRAVRRAAPSLVLSVRLSPEDAGQAKGLDLDESLEVARMLTREGVDILHLSLWKAALNTQKRPDQHATPLFRQAVGAGVRIVVAGEVRTREEAEAQLARGADAVAVGRAAIANHDWPRRVQRGDALQVPPLSPTALNAEGLSDVFVNYMRNWRGFVTDQPA; this is encoded by the coding sequence ATGACGGACCTGTTCGCTCCCCTCGAGCTCCGAAAGAGTGTCATCGCGCCCAACCGCATCTGGCTGGCGCCGCTGACGAACACCCAGAGCCATCCCGATGGCACGCTCTCCGATGCGGAGCTCCGCTTCCTCGCGATGCGCGCCGACGGCGGGTTCGGCATGGTGGAGACGTGCGCCGCCTACGTCTCGCAGGACGGCAAGACGTGGCCGGGCGAGCTGGGCGTTCACGACGACGCGATGCTGCCCGGACTGAAGCGCATGGCCGCGCGCATCCACGAAGGGGGCGCCCTGCTCTCCGCGCAGCTCTTCCACGGAGGACTTCGCGCCAACGCCGAGGTCAGCCAGCGAGAGGTGTGGAGCGCCAGCGCGTATGACGCGGACGGCCTCCGCTGCAGCGAAGCCACCGAGGCCGACATCGAGGGCGTCATCGCGGCCTTCGCGAACGCAGCTCGCCGCTGCGCGGAGGCGGGGTTCGACGCCGTGGAACTCCATGGGGCGCACGGCTACCTGTTCTCGCAGTTCCTGAGCACCGTCTTCAACCGCCGGAAGGACCGATGGGGCGGCTCGCTGGAGAACCGCTGGCGTCTGCTTCAGGAGACAGTCCGCGCGGTGCGGCGCGCGGCGCCCTCCCTGGTCCTCTCCGTGCGCCTGTCACCGGAGGACGCGGGGCAGGCCAAGGGCCTGGACCTGGACGAGTCGCTGGAGGTCGCGCGCATGCTCACGCGCGAGGGCGTGGACATCCTCCACCTGTCCCTGTGGAAGGCGGCCCTCAACACCCAGAAGCGGCCGGACCAGCACGCGACGCCACTCTTCCGGCAGGCCGTGGGCGCCGGAGTTCGCATCGTGGTCGCGGGCGAGGTGCGCACGCGCGAGGAGGCAGAGGCCCAGCTCGCGCGCGGCGCGGATGCCGTGGCCGTGGGCCGAGCGGCCATCGCGAATCATGACTGGCCGCGCCGCGTGCAGCGAGGCGACGCGCTCCAGGTGCCGCCGCTGTCCCCTACCGCGCTCAACGCCGAGGGACTGTCCGACGTCTTCGTGAACTACATGCGCAACTGGCGCGGCTTCGTGACGGACCAACCGGCCTGA
- a CDS encoding SRPBCC family protein, with amino-acid sequence MTNTTGPGKRTDTASRVIAASPEALYRAFVEPAAVATWLPPEGMKGHIHAFEPRAGGTYRMTLSYDNADHTAPGKTSAHEDVVEGLFVELVPNERVVQRFEFESDDPAYAGTMTMTWTLTPVAGGTRVTIICVDVPEGIRQEDHIEGLTSTLANLAAYTE; translated from the coding sequence GTGACGAACACGACAGGCCCCGGGAAGAGAACCGACACGGCTTCGCGAGTCATCGCGGCCTCGCCAGAAGCCCTCTACCGGGCCTTCGTCGAGCCCGCGGCCGTGGCGACCTGGCTCCCACCGGAAGGCATGAAAGGCCACATCCACGCGTTCGAGCCACGCGCGGGCGGGACGTACCGGATGACACTCTCCTACGACAACGCGGACCACACCGCGCCCGGGAAGACCTCCGCGCACGAGGACGTCGTCGAGGGCCTCTTCGTGGAGCTCGTCCCCAACGAACGCGTCGTGCAGCGATTCGAGTTCGAATCGGACGACCCCGCCTACGCGGGCACGATGACCATGACCTGGACGCTGACGCCCGTCGCCGGGGGCACGCGCGTCACCATCATCTGTGTAGACGTGCCCGAAGGCATTCGCCAGGAAGACCACATCGAGGGACTGACCTCGACCCTGGCGAACCTCGCGGCCTACACCGAGTAG
- the def gene encoding peptide deformylase, whose protein sequence is MVLKIVQAGDPVLRRKARDLTPEELASPETARLIEQMRDTMRDAPGVGLAAPQVGVGLRVIVIEDRAEYQAGLSERELAARGRKPVPFHVLINPRLVVEDAAPAEFHEGCLSVSGFAALVPRASAVRVDALDEHGQPVTVQARGWYARILQHELDHLDGTLYVDRMETRSFSTAENHRRYQAGRSTAELRAELGLPVPDKG, encoded by the coding sequence ATGGTGCTCAAGATTGTCCAGGCAGGGGACCCGGTGCTGCGTCGGAAGGCGCGCGATTTGACGCCGGAGGAGCTTGCCAGCCCGGAGACGGCACGGCTCATCGAGCAGATGCGCGACACGATGCGGGACGCGCCCGGTGTCGGGCTGGCGGCGCCCCAGGTGGGCGTGGGCCTGCGAGTCATCGTCATCGAGGACCGGGCCGAGTATCAGGCGGGCCTCTCGGAGAGAGAGCTGGCAGCGCGAGGACGGAAGCCCGTGCCCTTCCATGTGCTCATCAATCCCAGGCTGGTCGTGGAGGACGCGGCACCCGCGGAGTTCCACGAAGGGTGCCTGAGCGTGTCGGGCTTCGCGGCCCTGGTGCCCCGCGCCAGTGCCGTGCGCGTGGATGCACTCGATGAACACGGCCAGCCCGTGACGGTCCAGGCCCGGGGCTGGTACGCGCGCATTCTCCAACACGAGCTGGACCACCTGGACGGCACGCTCTACGTGGACCGGATGGAGACACGGAGCTTCTCCACCGCGGAGAACCATCGCCGGTACCAGGCGGGGCGCAGCACCGCGGAGCTGCGCGCCGAGCTGGGGCTGCCAGTGCCCGACAAGGGGTAG
- a CDS encoding MBL fold metallo-hydrolase, whose amino-acid sequence MLTEVQAGPYTVRGVSVGGVYTSLQVPELDVVLDVGLPIRSFCGSDRIFLSHAHPDHASGLGSLLGIRRLIGKGAPQVFLPAEIEENVQASLAVMSRLHHTSMEVHTVPMLPGDVRPLGQGLFVRAFRTHHPVPSLGYQFFRRVAKLRPEHQSLPPQEIARRRQAGEALFDEVERLELAYATDTVSRVLDTEPSLFDSRVLILECTFVDARHSVQDAQAKAHLHLDELLARADQFRNEALVLMHFSQALPPESVHATLRARLPPSLAERVRVFAPEAGRWFG is encoded by the coding sequence ATGCTCACTGAAGTCCAGGCAGGTCCCTACACAGTCCGAGGCGTGTCCGTGGGTGGCGTGTACACGTCGCTCCAGGTACCCGAGCTGGACGTGGTGCTCGACGTGGGGCTGCCCATTCGTTCCTTCTGTGGCTCGGACCGCATCTTCTTGAGCCACGCGCACCCGGACCATGCCAGCGGGCTGGGCTCTCTGCTCGGCATCCGTCGGCTCATCGGCAAGGGTGCACCCCAGGTCTTCCTGCCCGCGGAGATCGAGGAGAACGTCCAGGCGTCGCTCGCCGTGATGTCGCGGCTGCATCACACCTCCATGGAGGTGCACACGGTGCCGATGCTGCCTGGGGACGTGCGGCCCCTGGGGCAAGGTCTGTTCGTCCGCGCGTTCCGAACGCATCACCCGGTGCCGTCGCTCGGGTATCAGTTCTTCCGCCGTGTCGCGAAGCTCCGTCCCGAGCACCAGTCTCTGCCGCCCCAGGAGATCGCCAGGCGGAGGCAAGCGGGCGAGGCGCTCTTCGACGAAGTCGAGCGGCTGGAGCTGGCCTATGCCACCGACACCGTGTCCCGCGTCCTGGACACGGAGCCGAGTTTGTTCGACTCGCGAGTGCTCATCCTCGAGTGCACCTTCGTCGACGCGCGCCACTCCGTGCAGGACGCTCAGGCGAAGGCGCATCTCCACCTGGACGAACTCCTCGCGCGCGCGGACCAGTTTCGCAACGAGGCCCTGGTCCTCATGCACTTCAGCCAGGCGCTTCCTCCTGAATCCGTCCACGCCACGTTGCGCGCGCGACTGCCGCCGTCGCTGGCCGAACGCGTCCGCGTCTTCGCTCCCGAAGCGGGCCGTTGGTTCGGGTGA
- a CDS encoding fatty acid desaturase family protein gives MPSQAAPDFDISSVDVEGFHRELKALREQLDASLGEADAAHLRKIERWGRAATALGAATCWLAPNPLSAAALSVGRSTRWLLMHHVGHRGYDRVPGLPASRTGKGFAKGSRRYLDWLDWMLPEAWVYEHNVLHHSHTGEDADPDLLERNAEGTLRNPERSLALRYVQLALLALTWRASYYAPETLSSLRRKGRRKGGELTREELKELLLSCYLPYSAVQFGLFPALYLVLGPWASFSAFCNSVMADILTSLHTFLVVGPNHTGEDLYRFDSKPESRGERYVQQVIGSANYRTGGDLNDFAHLWLNYQIEHHIWPDLPMLKYREVQPQVKALCEKYGIPYVQESVWTRAKKMVDVVVGKTSMRKLAPKRQASDAGVAAAPAPAA, from the coding sequence ATGCCGTCCCAGGCCGCCCCCGACTTCGACATTTCTTCCGTGGACGTGGAGGGGTTTCACCGTGAGTTGAAGGCGTTGCGTGAGCAACTGGACGCATCGCTGGGCGAGGCGGATGCGGCGCACCTCCGGAAGATTGAGCGTTGGGGCAGGGCGGCGACCGCGCTGGGCGCGGCGACCTGTTGGCTGGCGCCGAACCCGCTCAGCGCGGCGGCGCTCAGTGTGGGGCGTTCCACGCGCTGGCTGCTGATGCACCACGTGGGGCACCGGGGCTATGACCGGGTGCCGGGGCTTCCGGCGTCTCGCACGGGTAAGGGCTTCGCGAAGGGGAGCCGCCGCTATCTGGACTGGCTCGACTGGATGCTTCCGGAGGCCTGGGTGTACGAGCACAACGTGCTCCACCACTCGCACACTGGAGAGGATGCGGACCCCGACCTCCTGGAGCGCAACGCGGAGGGGACGCTGCGCAACCCGGAGCGCTCGCTGGCGCTGCGGTACGTGCAGCTCGCGCTGCTCGCGCTGACGTGGCGGGCCAGCTACTACGCGCCGGAGACGCTCAGCTCGCTGCGCCGGAAGGGCCGGCGCAAGGGTGGGGAGCTGACGCGCGAGGAGCTGAAGGAGCTGCTGCTGAGCTGCTATCTGCCGTATTCGGCCGTGCAGTTCGGGCTCTTCCCGGCGCTCTACCTGGTGTTGGGGCCGTGGGCGTCGTTCAGCGCGTTCTGCAACTCCGTGATGGCGGACATCCTCACCAGCCTGCACACGTTCCTGGTGGTGGGGCCGAACCACACGGGCGAGGACCTGTACCGGTTCGACTCGAAGCCGGAGAGCCGTGGCGAGCGCTACGTGCAGCAGGTGATTGGCAGCGCGAACTACCGCACGGGCGGGGACCTGAACGACTTCGCCCACCTGTGGTTGAACTACCAGATTGAGCACCACATCTGGCCGGACCTGCCGATGCTGAAGTACCGCGAGGTGCAGCCGCAGGTGAAGGCGCTCTGCGAGAAGTACGGCATCCCCTACGTGCAGGAGAGCGTCTGGACCCGCGCGAAGAAGATGGTGGACGTCGTGGTGGGCAAGACGTCCATGCGGAAGCTCGCGCCGAAGCGCCAGGCCAGTGATGCCGGAGTGGCCGCAGCGCCTGCTCCCGCGGCGTGA
- a CDS encoding PaaI family thioesterase has product METSSLQEVVAPEGICYGCGSKNPHGLHIQSYWDEDGIHVVARHTPDARYSGWPELVYGGLIAMLVDCHSNWTAMAYHYRAEGRSPGSSPAIECVTGSLGVKFIKPTPMGVPLTLRARVEGEVGRKSRVLCEVFAGETLTAAGDSIFVRVDTAQLKAAAHGREG; this is encoded by the coding sequence ATGGAAACCTCATCTCTCCAGGAAGTCGTCGCGCCGGAAGGCATCTGCTACGGCTGCGGCAGCAAGAACCCTCACGGCCTGCACATCCAGAGCTACTGGGATGAGGACGGCATCCACGTGGTGGCACGCCACACGCCCGATGCCCGGTACAGCGGCTGGCCGGAACTCGTCTACGGCGGCCTGATTGCCATGCTGGTCGACTGTCACTCGAACTGGACGGCCATGGCGTACCACTACCGCGCCGAAGGCCGCTCTCCTGGCAGCTCGCCTGCCATTGAATGCGTCACCGGGAGCCTGGGCGTGAAGTTCATCAAACCCACGCCCATGGGCGTCCCGCTCACCCTCCGTGCACGCGTCGAGGGCGAAGTCGGACGCAAGAGCCGAGTCCTCTGTGAAGTCTTCGCGGGCGAGACGCTGACCGCGGCGGGTGATTCCATCTTCGTCCGCGTCGACACGGCCCAGTTGAAGGCCGCGGCGCACGGCCGCGAAGGCTGA
- a CDS encoding TonB C-terminal domain-containing protein, which produces MRRLGGAALASLVIHVGLLMLLGSVDPPERAPRQAVTSKPLSVDIVTTPPVLTSPPLVGQPAPSASTPRPKGKQVRKTPAGDGLAAAPSPAPPEAPDTAAAPETTASPPDAPRRPQQLQAGADSLPSFLVPGGAPLAGPKTPSGRTLRPGDPAPSREQLAAQEEATVAGRVEEFIVDDQAQLRVANGLIDPYFSRLREALEKGLEDAPVFPGTSLVNQAGTAWASRASSFGATGNPGAGPPPKAPTTTERLYDIQQRAGDESMERPRLFAQAGQELQHLATGGGSKLVVTLELTQEVDGTLRDAKLISLSGNPAYDAYVLNAIPASLAKLAGPPAGARGVRADGIHTLWAVEGRVVYLRKLKELKGQDAWYIAATSAAGILAGRFEETTGEVEVIDFRNPRFVCRSHLLRVY; this is translated from the coding sequence ATGCGACGACTCGGCGGGGCCGCGCTGGCATCGCTCGTCATCCACGTGGGGCTGCTCATGCTGCTTGGGTCTGTCGACCCGCCGGAGCGTGCGCCTCGCCAGGCCGTCACGTCGAAGCCGCTCTCGGTGGACATCGTCACCACACCGCCCGTCCTGACTTCTCCACCGCTCGTGGGGCAGCCTGCACCTTCGGCGTCCACGCCTCGTCCCAAGGGAAAGCAGGTGAGAAAGACACCGGCCGGGGATGGCCTCGCCGCAGCGCCATCCCCTGCCCCTCCCGAGGCACCCGACACTGCTGCTGCGCCGGAGACCACCGCATCGCCGCCGGACGCCCCGCGCAGGCCGCAACAACTCCAGGCTGGCGCCGATTCCCTGCCCTCGTTCCTGGTGCCAGGAGGAGCGCCGCTCGCCGGTCCGAAGACACCGAGTGGACGCACGTTGCGTCCTGGCGACCCGGCACCTTCCCGTGAGCAGCTCGCCGCGCAGGAGGAGGCCACCGTCGCGGGGCGTGTGGAGGAATTCATCGTCGACGATCAGGCCCAGCTTCGCGTCGCCAACGGTCTCATCGACCCGTATTTCAGCCGCCTTCGAGAAGCGCTTGAGAAGGGCCTTGAAGATGCGCCGGTATTCCCAGGCACCAGCCTGGTGAATCAGGCAGGGACCGCCTGGGCTTCCCGAGCGAGCAGCTTCGGAGCGACTGGAAATCCAGGAGCCGGCCCACCGCCGAAGGCGCCCACCACGACCGAACGTCTCTATGACATTCAGCAGCGCGCCGGAGACGAATCCATGGAGCGGCCGCGCCTCTTCGCCCAGGCGGGTCAGGAGCTCCAACATCTGGCCACGGGTGGCGGCTCAAAGCTCGTCGTGACGCTGGAGCTGACGCAGGAAGTGGATGGCACCCTCCGCGATGCGAAGCTCATCTCGCTGAGTGGCAACCCGGCCTACGACGCCTACGTCCTGAACGCCATCCCGGCGTCACTGGCGAAGCTCGCTGGGCCACCCGCTGGCGCGCGCGGTGTCCGAGCCGACGGCATCCATACCTTGTGGGCCGTGGAAGGCCGCGTCGTGTACCTGCGCAAGCTCAAGGAACTGAAGGGACAGGACGCCTGGTACATCGCCGCGACGAGCGCTGCTGGCATCCTGGCCGGACGCTTCGAGGAGACGACGGGCGAGGTCGAGGTCATCGACTTCCGCAACCCGCGGTTCGTGTGCCGGTCCCACTTGTTGCGCGTCTACTGA